From the Scomber scombrus chromosome 22, fScoSco1.1, whole genome shotgun sequence genome, the window GGTTCATCAAAACTCCTGAAGgtaagaaaacaaagagaagagtTCTGAATGACAGTGATGGGCCAATGATGCATTGTAGTGTCTGAtccaacattaaaatgtatgttagCTCATCTTTAGGTTGTTAAATCGTCCAATTAGAAACAGACCTCACATAACTTAAAAGGTAAGACCCCAGCAGTAAGGTATGTTAGCAGACTATTTATAATCTGTGCTGGAGATTAAAGGGGCATTCCAGAAATTTAGTAGTACTTAATAAAGTCAGGGGTCTTGTgaaagacacattaaaaaagaaggtGATATGGTAGAGGACAAGATATCCTgaatcctacacttcccataatgcaaaaacaaagattattttctcaaacttAGATCACTAAAATTAGAACACTAAAATATAAGAGCATAAAggttacacatttctttttgtggGTATGGAAGGTGCATTTAAAAATCTAGTGTTAGAAAGAATCAAAGTGGCCTTAAGTTTGACCTGTTTGCTGTACTTGTAACAATAGTATTGTAGTCTTGGTTATTCTTATGGTCATTAGGCCTATAATGAAGAGAGAGGACACCTCTGAAGGTTAGCATTTTGACAGAGTGAGGGGGAAAAGTATGAGAAATAGATGCTGATAGTGTGAAGAGGCTGTATCTCAGTGTCAACAACCCTTTTACCTATAAAAACCTTTGACCTCTTAAAATAAAGATAGAGGTACCTCTTCACAGGACATGAGGTTTGAGTTTTTCACTCTCAGATTGTTTGATTTGAAGGGTTTTGAAAGCCTCAGAATTCTGAATATTCAGTATTTCATaagaaaaaagcaacacaaattagagaaatttaagaaaaaataaacagacataaCACTAtctttgtgacattttgtgacaacagttttttttctttctgtaaacTAATCACTCCATCAGAATAATTGGGTCCCTTTGAGGGTCATTAACCCAAGGATGGGAATCACTAGTGAATGTTGTGGTACAAaagtccagtaggtggcagtatGCACCTTAATGCAAAATTTCAGTCCACTGTCTGCAGTCAAGAAGCACACAAATTCAgtattttcttgctttaattAAACATCAGTGACATGCAAACCTGAATGccaaatgagaaagaaaatgcaacaaaataagTTTTCCTCTACAAAGCCTGCTGTGTGACTTATcccagtgtgtgtctgtgtgactttGTGATTACATTAAGCAAAGCAAAGACGACTTGTCCTCTATTAGCGGTCCCTCATTACAGTGTCCATGTCCAGCTGTCCAGGGACTACTGAACTGCACTCAGCACGGACAGACAGAGGAACTTTTGTCTGATAAATCTTAACAAGCAGCCAGCCAAATTGGAGTCACAAGTATACACAGTCTGTGGAGAATTTCAGGCTGCAGGTTTGTAGGGGCTGCGACTTTTCTACCTCAGCTGGGACCTAAATCAAGTCAAATTATGATCTGAGCAGCAGGGTCTAGGGAAGTATAAGAGTATTCTAGCGCAATATGGAGAGCTGGCactgtttgctgctgctgtgcacaCTAAGTTTAGCTTTGGCCTCTGGAGATGTGACGAAAAATGATGATGGCATCGACCTTGTCAGCTTTCTGAGAAGAATCTACTCCGGGCTGCTGTTGAGAGATGAGCCGTTCATCATCAACCGAGACTTTGAGATAAACTCCCTCAAGGAGCTGAGAAACCCAGAGGTCCTCTCAATCACAGAGGAAACCAAGGACAAACCAGTCAATCAGGATACAAATGGAGCTCCTGGACCCTTGGTGTTAACCAAAGATGGCCAGATCAAGGGGATTACAGTGGATAAGGCCCATATATTCTATGGGATACCATATGCAGACCCCCCTGTTGGAGCCTATCGCTGGAAGGCCCCCAGACCTGTGAGTCCTTGGCCGGGTGTTTATGATGCCACCTACCCCAGAGCAGCATGTATGCAGGCCTGCAGTGGACCCATCACCGAGGAGTGTCCTCGAATAGTAAGCAACATCCCAACTTCTCACCTATTTGCATTCTGTTGTGATATTTGACTTCAGGGTATAATGGGCATGTTTGCATTACAAGGTATTTTGGCTGGAGTTTCACCTCATAAATCACCAATGAATTCAAGATGATAATTGTGCTATAAAGGCGACAGAAAAGGGCCCTAAAACAGATTAGAGTTTTGGTTAAACATTCTCAAAGTCAAAGATACCGTGGACACATACATTCGGTTGCTGGTTCATGGAGCGAAAGAACCAACAATATGTTTGGCCCTTTAAGCTTAcccatggatgtattacaaaaataaaattcttGACTACTAGATGGCATCCATCCAATGTAAGAACATCCAGCCTATACCAAAAaggtgtttctgtctgtctggttTGCTTCCATGTTGTGTGGCCCATGTCACATGCACAACCTCACCTTGTAGGGCTGTAGCCAGGATTTTAGATACAGTGAGGCCAAGAGGCCAAGTTTCCCCAATACATCAAaagaaaaaccttaaaaaatgcTCTTAAGTATTTGGATTTTTCATAGTTTATTTGTTCAGTTAACTGTTCAATTGTGGAAAAACAGTCATGGcttaaaaatagattaaaaactATTAGATTGTAAATCCCCTCAGGTTActaatgtatattattattaattatagcTACAATACCATTTTTATGacattacacataaaaataGCTTACAGGCTCTGGGAAAGTTTTCCTGATATACACATTTCATGATTTAAAAATTCATAATACCACAAATGAACAGTCCATCCACCTCCTGGATTACTGACTACCTGACAGTTAGACCACAGTTTGCACGATTGGGCAGTGCTCTGTCTGTGATGGTGGAGAAAAGTACAGAAGCTCCACAGGGGACTGTGCAGTCTCCTTTCCTTTTAACCTTATACACCTCAGACTTTCAATGAGACTCTGTGTTGTGCCACTTGCAGAAGAAATGGGCATAAAACAGTTGTAGGGTGTCAAAAAACCATTGCAAGCCACAAAGCAAAGCCATCATCACTACATTAACGCTAATACAATAAATGTGGCTGATTTAAAAGGAGTTTTTATGTATGTACCCTTAGTTTGTTTGTATGTGGTTTCACTGCTATAAATACATAACTAAAAAAGCTCAAAGTTAATTGACCATACCCTAAGCCCACCCCTCCTTAATTACTGCCAAGCTTTCCTTTTTCTGGCAAATACtcagtttacaatgataacATGGCCATTTGAAAATCTATGTCGTTTTTGAAACCATGGGGCCTTGACAGTGGTAGACAAACTGTAACTGACAGACTTTATCAGCCATAGCTAATTAGCTAATTAAGCTAACGATAGCTTCATGAGTTGGTTGAGAGGGCTGTCTCCGGCTGACTTACATTTCAAGCTGACTCACTGTTAAAGCAGAACCCTGTAAATGGGTTCAAAATACACACTTTGATGCTTACTACATGATGTTGTGCTCAAGTTACATGCCCCAGACAAAAAGTCAATATGCTTATCAGTTGATGAAGAAGACACTGCAAAAACAGTATTATTGTATTGCAGTGTAGAGGCAGTACTATTgcatttttactgttatttaatttttacatAACCCTGTTTAGCTGCTGGCTTACATACTTGGACAACCAAGACAAAGGTTAGATTTGGGGACCTTGTTTTAAACATATGTTGGCTGATGTAGGATGGCCTCAGAAGCTGAGTCACATGCTTACTGTAATTAGTAAGCTAGTCAGCCAGACATGTTAAAGTTTTCAGTTTATAGAGGAATGGACAAACACAATGTTAAAAGCACTCCTTATACTTTTTGTTATcgtgttttttggttttggagaGAGTATGAAAGAAATCACCACAATCTCTTCATATACAGAGTGTCATTCTTACTACAGCTTCATGCACGATGACTTTAACATCTCAACATCTTGGTAACTGGAAAACCTCAGCATAAAGAATATAGTAATGAATTaacatgttagttttttttatgatgttagGCTAGCTACTTAATTGCTATTAGTTGCACTTTTCCACAGAGCTTTAGTTTAACTTTAGTCATAAACATATGTGCTTTCACTGAAAGCTAACTTGATGAACAGACTATTGATGGCTGAACAGAACTGAATGTATAATATGTCCTTTCATGCCCCAAAAAGGTCAGCGAGGACTGTCTCTACCTCAACATCTTCGTCCCTCTGGATATAAACTTCAGCTCGCCTCTGCGGACTCCACTGCCTGTCATGGTGTGGATCCATGGCGGAGATTTCATTGCTGGCACTGCCTCTAAGCCGCTCTATGATGGACGTTTCTTCAGTAACTTCACCCACACTGTTGTTGTAAGCCTGGAATACCGACTGGGTGAGGAAGTCTGGTggtattatactgtataatctgtgtatttaatattattatgtcCTTTAATGACCCTTTTCTAAATTTTGCTGTAAGCGCAGAGGTAAAGTAAGGATGGACTTTAGCACAGGAGCTTGGTAAAGGCAACAAGCAGGCATCTCGTGGAAAACATTAATCACTTAGTTAAAATACTGGCGTGCCTATTGTGGAGTGCGTGTGAGTCTGTGCATGAGACAGTATGAGGCTAGATAATGTGTGCGtatcattttaaattacttAGCCTGTTGGTAATTGCCTTGCTTTCCTGCAAGACACAAAACAGGAGCAGTGATATGTGAACGGTAATTTGGAAGTCAGAGGGAAATGAATGTCTTGCTGGAGTCAATTATCTGTTGCTGATCATGTGAACTGATGCATGATTTAAGGTGCATTTGGGTTCCTCGTGTCGGGCAAAGACCCTCACACTTCAGCTTCAGGGAATTATGGGATCTTGGACCAGCAGGTGGCTCTCCTTTGGATCCAACAGAACATTGCTGTCTTTGGAGGTGATCCCAGCAAGGCAAGCACGTttacgcagacacacacacacacacacacacatttttatgttttggactgttggtcagacaaaatatTTCATGACATCACCTTGGCATCTTTCACAAATTTCTGACACTCTGTGGACCACGGactgtatttaaatatgaacaatGTGTCTCCACTTCCTAccactatgcaaaagtgaagccaaaatatgtCCTTTTtgggagctgccatcttgcttgtgtaacgtgatttggagccagagtctgcacACTAATGTTATCAGAGAAATTAGCACTTAGACTTTTGGATTGGCTCATGTCCCATATGCTAATATTTAGGGAGTGGGGCTTATGACCTATTCTGTAGCCAGCCACCAGAGGGTGATttagatgttttggcttcacttttgggaaCTGTCCTgatgttcatatttatatatagtcaATCCGGTAGACTCAATGCTTAATCATGAAAACAATGGGCAGATCGATCAATTATGAGAATGATCTTTAGTGGTAACTCCACTCAATAAAAGAATagcatactgtaaatacatataattatTAACAATTATTGAAATAATTAACAACAGATGTTTCAGCAGCTTTTGGCTAGTGTCCTGAAATGAATTTGCTCTTCTGCTGAATGCTGAAAAATGCTGAAGATGGACCAGGTACCTTGTGTACTGATGACCTATACAATCAGTATATTGTTGACAGGAAGTGATACAAAAATGCACCGCACAAACTACATAAAAGgtaatttcatgttttaaactcGCTCACAGTGATAATAGAAAAGATTTCTAAACCTAGAGACAATCAGACAACAGAGAGATAGGTAACAGGATGAAAGAAAATTGGACTCATtcaacatcatttttttctcccctaatttctttattatataatatgacaAACAAGCTGGATTGGAAAAATAGCAGCATGCTGTGTGCAGTTTACTAATGTGACCTTATAGGGTTCCTGGGAAATGAAATCTGCACAAATTTTCGAAATGTGTCCAGTGTGGTTTTTAATACAAAatctctgtgtgttgtgtttttgtaccaGGTGACAATATTTGGAGAGAGTGCCGGTGCTCAGTCAGTGAGTCTTCACCTGATGATTCAGAGTAGCCAGCCTCTGTTTAAACAGGCCGTCCTGCAGAGTCTGCCCTTCTCCATCCCTCTGAAGACCAGGTGAAGAAGCATCAGCTTGGGTTGATATTGACATGTGTCTGATCTGTCCCTTGCTGTGGGTTACAAAGCATGattaaatcaaaacacattGATTTATCAAAAGTATTAGTTTTCCTTTTGTTAGTTAAAACGAGAGTGATACACATTGAGCTCTTGCAGAGATGTTCCCTGAATGCTTTGAGAAAACAAGCTGAgtggtaatttttttttctctctctctctcgctccttTCATGTCCTAGACATGATGCTCTGAGGCTGGGGAAAAACTTCGCTAAACAGACCAACTGTTCTGTCAGCGACATCGTTTGCCTGCTGTCTCTCACTCCGCAGGCTGTCCTGGCTGCCCAGATTAAAACAAGTAGGACGCCACAAACACCAGCCCACACTCACCAAATTTAGAGCCACACTAAGGGCTGCCCACACACTTACATAAGACGGCAGGATATAGTGGAGTGTGTTTATCAGTAGaagttgattaaaaacatttatatcttTAGCCATGACATGTTGGAAAAGGAAAGTCGTGAAATCTGAGGAGTAGTGGGCCTCTGAAGGGACAATTAAAGGAATTTTACTGCCTCACAGCACAAAATGACTGTATTAGATCTGCAGGCTTGACAGGGTTATTGATCAATATCAGTGActctgtgatgatgtcatcagctgcagttatctgtctgtctggatTCACTTTCAGacccaaaaaaagaacaaaaagacactGACAagacatttcttcttcttttcttttcctattatttcagtgtttggcaTGTCGATGTTTAACTCCATAGTTCTTTCTGTCAGGCCTCTGCAATGACTTATCAAtgctctctttttaaaaaaaatctaactgaTGTGTTTTGTTATCTCAGGTTCCAAGATTGTGAACCCGTTCAAGTTCCTGGAGGTTTTTGAGACGTGGGGCCCCTATATCGATGGGGAGTTAATAAAAGAGCAGGCTGTCACTGCCTTTCAGAAGGGCCACTGGCAGAAAGAGAAGCCAGTGCTGCTGGGTAAGACACAGGCCAAGTGGTCGTCACACATAGCTATAGATGAAACCACCCAACAGTCAGGGCCCGATTGAGCTCCTAGTGGGGCCAAGGGCAAAAGTGAATTGTGGGCCCATAATTAGCCTTGCACCCCACTCCgttttatttgatataatttgattcaatgcatatttttaaaaatcttattgtcattaattcaattaattaatgatgGTATGCCCTGGTAGCATACTGGTTAAGATGCTTGCCACATAACTACAATGCCAAATGATCTTATTCCTGCAGTGGACATTCATCATTTCTTGTCACCTCTCTACTGTCGTTAAAGGTcaagtgtgtagaatttagtgccatctagtggtgagattcCAGATTAAAACCAACTGTATacccttcccctcctcttccaagCATGAAGGAGAATATTAtgttccatttctgccaagtctgtttcGCTAGATGCCAATTAATTCtaaacactgcacctttaaataaaatgggCATAAATTGCCCCTCCAAAATCATTtatacacatattaaaaaataatcaattatgtCCATTCTGGGTTCGTAGCGCCCAATTCatcataataatttaaaaatatgcacCATTAACACAAAAAATCATGAGAAATACTAAAAGTATTTAAACTAGATTTTGACACAGGGCTCTGTTCAGTATTATTGGATTATTGCAGAAGCCACTTTAAGGCCCTTTTCATTTTAGATTGAATTATGTATTACTGGTGCAGTTGCTCACTTTGCAGGGTTGGTAATCCTTGCCAGCAGTAATACAATATGAGATTATAACACAGACAAAAGCCACTCTGCGtttatctgtatttttgtatgtttctgATTTTACTGAGGTAAAAGACTTGACCACTGCTCAAATTATGTACTACAAAGATCTAGAATACAGATGCTCCAACTACCCTATGGCATGCTCTAATATAAATGCTAAAATGTAGGAAAAAATTGGACTTTTTTCGAATAGATATTTCAGGAATTAGTCCAAAATCTCacactgtttcctctctgctgaaCTCCCTCTGGTTCTCGTTATAACACCACGTGATGCCGAAATTCCCAAGATCACAACAAAGCTGAAGCCAATGTTTACTGCAACAAGGTGTGAGTGCTATAATATGTTTGTAAGGTGGTAACAGCATGAATCAAGGTGATAGTTGGAGTATAATTACTCTTAGTCTAAAATTGCCTACAGTCATTAAAAGGTGTAAATATGTTAAAGGAGGATTTAAGGATTAAACCTTGTGAAAGAAAGGTTGTATGAGAGAGAAGCAGGAAGGGTTCAGGCAGCACAACAACCTTTTTTGTTTGGACTTTGTTTCTGTCCTGCAGGTACAACCTCAGAAGAGGGGGTGATCTTTGTGTATGGTGTCTTCAGCAAGCCTGTCTCTGCATTGGAGTCCACTGTGTACATAACAGCCATCTTTAAACACCATG encodes:
- the LOC134004177 gene encoding crystal protein produces the protein MESWHCLLLLCTLSLALASGDVTKNDDGIDLVSFLRRIYSGLLLRDEPFIINRDFEINSLKELRNPEVLSITEETKDKPVNQDTNGAPGPLVLTKDGQIKGITVDKAHIFYGIPYADPPVGAYRWKAPRPVSPWPGVYDATYPRAACMQACSGPITEECPRIVSEDCLYLNIFVPLDINFSSPLRTPLPVMVWIHGGDFIAGTASKPLYDGRFFSNFTHTVVVSLEYRLGAFGFLVSGKDPHTSASGNYGILDQQVALLWIQQNIAVFGGDPSKVTIFGESAGAQSVSLHLMIQSSQPLFKQAVLQSLPFSIPLKTRHDALRLGKNFAKQTNCSVSDIVCLLSLTPQAVLAAQIKTSSKIVNPFKFLEVFETWGPYIDGELIKEQAVTAFQKGHWQKEKPVLLGTTSEEGVIFVYGVFSKPVSALESTVYITAIFKHHALRILHKYLPLYRDADRRDMLAQIVTDYVFLCPARRSARAGKAAGSKVWMYVFDHVASDHHVWSGLTFCYQHACHGAELPFLFNSAPVANFTMTLPERLLSNRMLCYWGAFSHTGDPSSRVQQTTFCREQRLPVWPRYSDTSGWLAMNLTVRSHAQVETRNHICDFWDQLGIY